Proteins found in one Cricetulus griseus strain 17A/GY chromosome X, alternate assembly CriGri-PICRH-1.0, whole genome shotgun sequence genomic segment:
- the Znf157 gene encoding zinc finger protein 157 isoform X2, whose product MYGLRPWVNMPVNEKSPQRCPALIPEEPGRSVEGSVSFEDVAVDFTQQEWYRLDSTQRNMHKDVMLETYSHLASVGLCVAKPDMIFKLERGEELWVLEEESSDHDYSGPLSLLCGNSSVGGDALVLENNVYQYQSIQCGEDFHEETDFVQHKSTHTRDKSFECHECGKVYCRKSNLVEHLRTHTGERPYECGECPKTFSARSYLIAHQKTHTGEKPFGCHECGKSFGRKSQLILHRRTHTGERPYECPECGKTFSEKATLTIHQRTHTGERPYKCNECQKTFRVKISLTQHLRTHTGEKPYECGECGRNFTAKKSLNQHQRIHTGEKPYECGDCGKFFRMKMTLNNHQRTHTGEKPYHCNECGKAFRVQSSLGIHQRIHTGEKPYECNDCGNAFYVKARLIEHQRIHSGEKPYECSDCGKIFSMKKSLRQHKRTHTGEKPYECSECGNAFCVKVRLIEHQRIHTGERPFECQECGKGFCRKAHLTEHQRTHLGRSLLCALEKASP is encoded by the exons ATGTATGGGCTGAGGCCTTGGGTAAACATGCCAGTGAATGAGAAATCACCCCAGAGATGTCCTGCCTTGATTCCAGAAGAACCTGGCAGATCAGTTGAG GGATCTGTGTCCTTCGAAGATGTAGCTGTGGATTTCACCCAACAAGAGTGGTACAGACTGGACTCTACCCAGAGGAACATGCACAaggatgtgatgctggagacttACAGTCACCTGGCATCTGTGG GCCTCTGCGTGGCCAAACCAGACATGATTTTCAAGTTAGAGCGGGGAGAAGAACTCTGGGTATTAGAAGAGGAATCCTCAGACCATGATTACTCAG GACCTCTGTCTCTGCTATGTGGCAACAGTTCAGTTGGGGGTGATGCCCTCGTGCTGGAGAACAATGTTTATCAGTATCAGAGTATTCAATGTGGGGAAGACTTCCATGAGGAAACAGACTTTGTTCAGCATAAAAGCACTCATACCAGAGATAAAAGCTTTGAATGTCATGAGTGTGGAAAGGTGTACTGCAGAAAATCTAACCTCGTTGAACACCTGAGAACACATACGGGGGAGAGGCCCTATGAGTGTGGCGAATGTCCAAAGACATTCAGTGCAAGATCATACCTCATTGCCCATCAGAAAACTCACACGGGAGAGAAGCCCTTTGGATGTCATGAATGTGGGAAATCTTTTGGCAGGAAGTCACAACTCATTCTACATCGCagaacacacacaggagagaggccCTATGAATGTCCTGAATGTGGGAAAACCTTTTCTGAGAAGGCGACCCTCACAATCCACCAGAGAACCCACACTGGTGAGAGGCCTTATAAATGCAATGAATGTCAGAAGACATTTCGGGTCAAGATATCGCTCACCCAGCACCTGAGAACTCACACGggggagaaaccctatgaatgtggggAGTGTGGGAGAAACTTTACAGCGAAGAAATCCCTAAACCAACATCAAAGAATTCACACAGGTGAGAAACCCTATGAGTGTGGAGACTGTGGGAAATTCTTCCGAATGAAAATGACTCTCAATAATCATCAGAGAACCCACACAGGTGAAAAGCCCTATCATTGTAATGAATGTGGGAAGGCCTTTAGGGTACAGTCATCTCTGGGAATCCATCAGAGAATCCATACCggagagaagccctatgaatgtaatgaCTGTGGAAATGCTTTCTATGTGAAAGCTCGTCTCATTGAGCATCAGCGTATTCAttcaggagagaaaccctatgagtgTAGTGACTGTGGGAAGATCTTTAGCATGAAGAAATCCCTTCGTCAACATAAGAGAACTCACACTGGTGAGAAGCCTTATGAATGCAGTGAGTGTGGAAATGCCTTTTGTGTGAAAGTGCGCCTCATTGAGCATCAGCGAATTCACACAGGAGAGAGGCCTTTTGAGTGTCAGGAATGTGGAAAGGGTTTCTGTCGTAAAGCCCACCTCACAGAGCACCAGAGAACTCACTTGGGCCGATCCTTGCTTTGTGCATTGGAGAAAGCTTCTCCCTGA
- the Znf157 gene encoding zinc finger protein 157 isoform X3, with product MIFKLERGEELWVLEEESSDHDYSGPLSLLCGNSSVGGDALVLENNVYQYQSIQCGEDFHEETDFVQHKSTHTRDKSFECHECGKVYCRKSNLVEHLRTHTGERPYECGECPKTFSARSYLIAHQKTHTGEKPFGCHECGKSFGRKSQLILHRRTHTGERPYECPECGKTFSEKATLTIHQRTHTGERPYKCNECQKTFRVKISLTQHLRTHTGEKPYECGECGRNFTAKKSLNQHQRIHTGEKPYECGDCGKFFRMKMTLNNHQRTHTGEKPYHCNECGKAFRVQSSLGIHQRIHTGEKPYECNDCGNAFYVKARLIEHQRIHSGEKPYECSDCGKIFSMKKSLRQHKRTHTGEKPYECSECGNAFCVKVRLIEHQRIHTGERPFECQECGKGFCRKAHLTEHQRTHLGRSLLCALEKASP from the exons ATGATTTTCAAGTTAGAGCGGGGAGAAGAACTCTGGGTATTAGAAGAGGAATCCTCAGACCATGATTACTCAG GACCTCTGTCTCTGCTATGTGGCAACAGTTCAGTTGGGGGTGATGCCCTCGTGCTGGAGAACAATGTTTATCAGTATCAGAGTATTCAATGTGGGGAAGACTTCCATGAGGAAACAGACTTTGTTCAGCATAAAAGCACTCATACCAGAGATAAAAGCTTTGAATGTCATGAGTGTGGAAAGGTGTACTGCAGAAAATCTAACCTCGTTGAACACCTGAGAACACATACGGGGGAGAGGCCCTATGAGTGTGGCGAATGTCCAAAGACATTCAGTGCAAGATCATACCTCATTGCCCATCAGAAAACTCACACGGGAGAGAAGCCCTTTGGATGTCATGAATGTGGGAAATCTTTTGGCAGGAAGTCACAACTCATTCTACATCGCagaacacacacaggagagaggccCTATGAATGTCCTGAATGTGGGAAAACCTTTTCTGAGAAGGCGACCCTCACAATCCACCAGAGAACCCACACTGGTGAGAGGCCTTATAAATGCAATGAATGTCAGAAGACATTTCGGGTCAAGATATCGCTCACCCAGCACCTGAGAACTCACACGggggagaaaccctatgaatgtggggAGTGTGGGAGAAACTTTACAGCGAAGAAATCCCTAAACCAACATCAAAGAATTCACACAGGTGAGAAACCCTATGAGTGTGGAGACTGTGGGAAATTCTTCCGAATGAAAATGACTCTCAATAATCATCAGAGAACCCACACAGGTGAAAAGCCCTATCATTGTAATGAATGTGGGAAGGCCTTTAGGGTACAGTCATCTCTGGGAATCCATCAGAGAATCCATACCggagagaagccctatgaatgtaatgaCTGTGGAAATGCTTTCTATGTGAAAGCTCGTCTCATTGAGCATCAGCGTATTCAttcaggagagaaaccctatgagtgTAGTGACTGTGGGAAGATCTTTAGCATGAAGAAATCCCTTCGTCAACATAAGAGAACTCACACTGGTGAGAAGCCTTATGAATGCAGTGAGTGTGGAAATGCCTTTTGTGTGAAAGTGCGCCTCATTGAGCATCAGCGAATTCACACAGGAGAGAGGCCTTTTGAGTGTCAGGAATGTGGAAAGGGTTTCTGTCGTAAAGCCCACCTCACAGAGCACCAGAGAACTCACTTGGGCCGATCCTTGCTTTGTGCATTGGAGAAAGCTTCTCCCTGA
- the Znf157 gene encoding zinc finger protein 157 isoform X4, translating to MSDILVAFKGPLSLLCGNSSVGGDALVLENNVYQYQSIQCGEDFHEETDFVQHKSTHTRDKSFECHECGKVYCRKSNLVEHLRTHTGERPYECGECPKTFSARSYLIAHQKTHTGEKPFGCHECGKSFGRKSQLILHRRTHTGERPYECPECGKTFSEKATLTIHQRTHTGERPYKCNECQKTFRVKISLTQHLRTHTGEKPYECGECGRNFTAKKSLNQHQRIHTGEKPYECGDCGKFFRMKMTLNNHQRTHTGEKPYHCNECGKAFRVQSSLGIHQRIHTGEKPYECNDCGNAFYVKARLIEHQRIHSGEKPYECSDCGKIFSMKKSLRQHKRTHTGEKPYECSECGNAFCVKVRLIEHQRIHTGERPFECQECGKGFCRKAHLTEHQRTHLGRSLLCALEKASP from the coding sequence ATGAGTGACATACTTGTTGCTTTTAAAGGACCTCTGTCTCTGCTATGTGGCAACAGTTCAGTTGGGGGTGATGCCCTCGTGCTGGAGAACAATGTTTATCAGTATCAGAGTATTCAATGTGGGGAAGACTTCCATGAGGAAACAGACTTTGTTCAGCATAAAAGCACTCATACCAGAGATAAAAGCTTTGAATGTCATGAGTGTGGAAAGGTGTACTGCAGAAAATCTAACCTCGTTGAACACCTGAGAACACATACGGGGGAGAGGCCCTATGAGTGTGGCGAATGTCCAAAGACATTCAGTGCAAGATCATACCTCATTGCCCATCAGAAAACTCACACGGGAGAGAAGCCCTTTGGATGTCATGAATGTGGGAAATCTTTTGGCAGGAAGTCACAACTCATTCTACATCGCagaacacacacaggagagaggccCTATGAATGTCCTGAATGTGGGAAAACCTTTTCTGAGAAGGCGACCCTCACAATCCACCAGAGAACCCACACTGGTGAGAGGCCTTATAAATGCAATGAATGTCAGAAGACATTTCGGGTCAAGATATCGCTCACCCAGCACCTGAGAACTCACACGggggagaaaccctatgaatgtggggAGTGTGGGAGAAACTTTACAGCGAAGAAATCCCTAAACCAACATCAAAGAATTCACACAGGTGAGAAACCCTATGAGTGTGGAGACTGTGGGAAATTCTTCCGAATGAAAATGACTCTCAATAATCATCAGAGAACCCACACAGGTGAAAAGCCCTATCATTGTAATGAATGTGGGAAGGCCTTTAGGGTACAGTCATCTCTGGGAATCCATCAGAGAATCCATACCggagagaagccctatgaatgtaatgaCTGTGGAAATGCTTTCTATGTGAAAGCTCGTCTCATTGAGCATCAGCGTATTCAttcaggagagaaaccctatgagtgTAGTGACTGTGGGAAGATCTTTAGCATGAAGAAATCCCTTCGTCAACATAAGAGAACTCACACTGGTGAGAAGCCTTATGAATGCAGTGAGTGTGGAAATGCCTTTTGTGTGAAAGTGCGCCTCATTGAGCATCAGCGAATTCACACAGGAGAGAGGCCTTTTGAGTGTCAGGAATGTGGAAAGGGTTTCTGTCGTAAAGCCCACCTCACAGAGCACCAGAGAACTCACTTGGGCCGATCCTTGCTTTGTGCATTGGAGAAAGCTTCTCCCTGA